The sequence acaggaggttatgcgggctaataaataacgttgtttgtgcttaatggcataatccataatttttcttaaacaggttctaggagttatttataacctttttagaacctaaattgttacttgggtagTTCACTACAAACCTCgatttttatcaatttctttGATGTTCCGTTCATGTTACCGTCACATGTTACCGAGCTAATGAACCTTTGTTGGTCATAGgtaaatcaagaaaaataacTTTCAAAGAATTTATAAGGTGACTTCAACAGTATTTTTGATACCTTTGACTGAGACAGGACCATGCTTCACTCTAGAGGCCAAAGAGaagatttaattttgaacatcgCACTTTCAAGTGGAGTCAACGTTTGTTAGGCATAAATCCTAATAACTGCAACAAATACCTTGATTTTTGTTAGTTCCTTTGATGTTGCCGACACTATTTTAGAGATAATGAACCTTTTTTAATGACCATCAGAAGTAAATTTAACACTTTTGACTGAAACAGAACTAACCTCCTTGATTCCAGAGGGCAAAGAATGAGATTTCTGAACTGAATAATCTaattcaaaagcctggaataagttTTTCAATAGCTTGAAATACCTGGAAATGAAAAATGGAGTTTAAATCTCTGGGACACAATACATGTGGAGTGACAGTAAATTCACAAATAAATTAGAAGGACTTCAGCTGCGCTTTAATACCTTTGACTGAGATAGGACTCTTCTTCACTCTAGAGGCAAAAGAGaagatttaattttgaacatcgCACTTTCAAGTGGAGTTAACGTTTGTTAGACATAAATCCTACCAACTGCAacaaatatcttgatttttgttAGTTCCTTTGATGTTGCCGACACTTTTTTAGACTTGTAGCTAAAGAACGTTCATAGTTAGTAAACCGAGGAAAATGTCTTCGATAAACTTATTGGGTGACTCGTATCAAAAAAGAAATGGAAGACAGTTGACATTCTCTGAccttgcattatttttttttgtttcgtacAGTCCATAAACcacacatttttatttgtttaaagcaaataacaatattattataagtctcgaaaattatcttaaaaaggttataaaattctataaataatacGCATCTATAGATATTAACATTTATcagttaatttatttgaattatgcGGGTAACATTACGAATATTTCAGGGTGCTTTTAGCactaaagcaaaaaatttatttcacgTAAATGAATATAATCGAATATGTTGTTCGTTGCTATTAAGAAGAAGATTCAGTACAAAAGATGAGTTTGTGTTACATGGTCCAGAGTCTCCAGTAGCCATACCCGATGGTACTGCTGGCGAATACATCCATAAAATTCTTCTAGAGGCGCCCAAAGGATCTAAAGCAATGgtatgaacatttttttaatataaattacataatttatatatttactcAATTCTAGATCGATGGTCATTCTGGTCACTACCAACTCTACTCCGACCTTCTTCAAAAATCCGTAAATTTGGCCTCCGCCCTAAGATTCTATGGGTACACCAACCAAAACACCACCCTATCAATATGctctgaaaataatttggaataTTTCATACCAATATTGGCATCCCTTTTCAATGCGTCAGTAATGCAACCCTTAAGCTCTATGTACACCTCCTACGAGTTAAAAAGAGCATTGGAACTAGTGAAGCCGAAAGTGGTTTTCTGTTCAGAAACGATCGCACCAAAGATATCCCAAATAAAGGCAGAAGGCTCTTCTGGGATAGAGAAAATTGTCCTTATAGTAAGTTGTTTCTCATAAgcatattaaattactatatagTGATTTGTAGAACTCCACTGAACAAATGGTCAAAGGTTCAATAGAACCTTGTGTAGAGCATATGAAAGAGTTTACAGAAAAGGCTCTTAAGGGCCAAGATGAAGATGTGGAAGCCTTTAGGCCTATAGGGGGAAACAGCAGGGAATTGATGGCATTCATATGCTCCTCCTCAGGGACCACAGGGATGCCAAAGGGTGTAATACAGtctcaattaaatattttgaccaGATTAACTCATGGAAGGTGATAAGGGATTTTTGGGTCTAATATCTTTATCTAAAAATGAGCCAAACATCcacttttatcaaaattttctttctagaGATCCGAAATACTATCGACAAGAGCAGACCGATAAGATATTAGGTTTATTACCGTTTTTCCATACCTACGGCCTCACTTACATTCTCGGCACTATTTACAACCTCCAAACCATTGTCTACCTTAAAAAATTCGACGAGGACCTATTCCTGAAAACGATCCAGGATTTCCAAATCACGGTTCTCACTTTGGTACCTCCTTTGGCGATATTTTTAGCGAAATCCGAGAAAGTTCTTCGGTACGATATGAGTAGCGTCCAGGATATTTATTGTGGGGCGGCCTCTCTGGATCAGGGAATCGCCAGAGAAGTTCTTAAAAGGTTCTAAATTGCTTTTGtaccatttagggttaatttaTTCACATTTTTTGTCTGATTTTAAGGTTGAAGAATTCATCATTTCGACAGGCTTTGGGGTTGACGGAGTGCACAGCTACAGTAACGTTAATTAACCGTGGAGATGATAAATTGGACTCTTGTGGACAAGTTGTGTCGTTTATGTCGGCTGCAGTAAGAGATCCTGAAAGTGGAAGGTTTTTAGGTCCAGGGAATATTGGGGAATTTTGTTGGAAGGTTAGTAGATAGGTGTAATCAGATGAATGAGCTATAATGAAcctaatttttttgaacacattTTTGTTAAGGTTAAACgggaaaaaaagtaaaaagtagtACTGGTTTCACCCAAATTGGCTAATAATGCTTATAAAGGTGATAaagaaatcaattaaatttaattaaataaaggtaaGAACCTCGTCAAATGCTAAATATAccgcataaaaatatttcaggttCTGTTTGTTTGATACTTATAAAGATAGCGATAagataaagtttaaattttgaatgtttctagaaaaaaattgtccttGCGTTTCATCCCCTGTAAATCAAAAGGGAATTTTTTCGCGGTCAAAGTTTTGAAAAGATTTGAATATTTCCgaagaaaaaatgaaattttgaatttttttttccggctATATTTTGAAAGATGTACAGggcctattttttaataaaaaaaatggatgatgATCCCACGAAACGAAACGTCACATTTGAAACATTCATACTTTGTAGGGTGaagttttttcaggaaaatcagaaaattacaaaataagttccaaaaatttcgttttttttttaaattttgaaactttgaGTTTTAATACAAATTGTTCGCATGATTAACATATAAATCACAAGCATCTATCAAAATATAAAGCCTCCTACACCTCTTAAGCTAGAAAATTTCGAATGTATTGTTTCTATcgttttttctttgaaattgcccggaaaacattttaaataaatttccagaacttttcacaatttttgtttttgcctatttatttttttttaatttttaacacaaTTATGGCTTAAAATTAAGCGGCCTCTACCCCTCTCAAAACAGAatatgaaatttcaaaaaatctcacattcatttttgaaaatttctagaattactaagctaaaataaaactggaaaattaaaaaaaaaaatatgtttgtttttttctttggaattgcctggaaaaaaccgagatatatttttcagaattttttcaaaaacggaATTTGGCATAAAATAGACCGTCCACTGCTTCTATATATATGCAGGGTGTCCcagttcatgtgggaaatctctcggatccaggtagaacatcgaaaaataataccgaacgttcctgtaaaaaaattcctacaggccttctttacgaagatacagcctcctaaaggacgctgctggaaattggtttttcataaattacttttaaactacccggtagaatctaataaaaattttaggtgataaacactattagggacctcttaaaatgagatccttaaaatacatttaccttatttactttaccaggggcggactaggttgtacactttaatacgtatatttttaacaccctgtatgttaaagtctaaaaaaaataaatttggataccttgaaccctaggctaaaaaaaaggtactcttgttcattatcgataaaatgaaccgttttggagaaaaaaaaaataaacgagccagtgttttttttttattttttttaaatctagtccgcccctggtaaagtaaacaaggtaaatgtattttaaggatgtcattttaagaggtccctaatagcgttcatcacctaaaatttttattaaattctaccaggtagtttaaaattaatttatgaaaaaccaatttccagcagcgtcctttaggaggctgtatctttgtaaagaaggcctgtaggaattttttttataggaacgttcggtattattttttgttctatctgaatccgagagatttcccacatgaaccgggacaccctgtatataatataatatataataataaaaataatataaatatataatataatctttatttagcataaaaaagctacatataaaatacaattcattttacaaaatttaataaaattataatacttttatcAACCCAGTA comes from Anthonomus grandis grandis chromosome 4, icAntGran1.3, whole genome shotgun sequence and encodes:
- the LOC126735392 gene encoding luciferin 4-monooxygenase-like translates to MRVTLRIFQGAFSTKAKNLFHVNEYNRICCSLLLRRRFSTKDEFVLHGPESPVAIPDGTAGEYIHKILLEAPKGSKAMIDGHSGHYQLYSDLLQKSVNLASALRFYGYTNQNTTLSICSENNLEYFIPILASLFNASVMQPLSSMYTSYELKRALELVKPKVVFCSETIAPKISQIKAEGSSGIEKIVLINSTEQMVKGSIEPCVEHMKEFTEKALKGQDEDVEAFRPIGGNSRELMAFICSSSGTTGMPKGVIQSQLNILTRLTHGRDPKYYRQEQTDKILGLLPFFHTYGLTYILGTIYNLQTIVYLKKFDEDLFLKTIQDFQITVLTLVPPLAIFLAKSEKVLRYDMSSVQDIYCGAASLDQGIAREVLKRLKNSSFRQALGLTECTATVTLINRGDDKLDSCGQVVSFMSAAVRDPESGRFLGPGNIGEFCWKGPLVTMGYDKNEKATEEAFTSDGWYRSGDLGYYDNNGYFYIVDRLKEIIKYNAYQVSPAELEAVIINHPDVKDAGVVGKPDEQAGELPLAFVVKKGDSNITEEQIKNYVKEMVSPHKQLRGGVIFTDAIPRNPSGKILRKVLKAQINNQNYL